The following are encoded together in the Humulus lupulus chromosome 5, drHumLupu1.1, whole genome shotgun sequence genome:
- the LOC133777470 gene encoding glycerophosphodiester phosphodiesterase GDPD4-like isoform X2 gives MANSTTRLGRRWVTQTQRTVGDGSGWFRFPSKRLFRTVTIILALIAIFPPIFFHFRLRSLHQIQLRKCSWLNNPPFVCAHGGDSTKAFPNTIAAYHSALASQVDCVEIDVSRSLDGVLFALHDRDLQEMSGNITLKVGNLRMKEIKELGAVHHPDQKSTSGIVPTIEDALRLMSSSVRQVILDAKVGPPSYEKGLAKDILSVVGYIVMIDPSTGLRTNLLRMKGADVVGVYHPLIDEKLVRIVHGRYKKVYAWTVDDVNSMQKMLFERVDAIVTSNPTQLQRQMQDIRTECLEEGFTLSR, from the exons ATGGCGAACTCAACAACCAGACTGGGAAGGAGATGGGTGACTCAGACTCAGAGGACTGTTGGGGATGGCAGTGGTTGGTTTCGATTTCCCTCCAAGAGACTCTTCCGCACTGTCACCATTATCCTCGCCCTCATCGCTATCTTCCCTCCCATCTTCTTCCACTTCAGGCTGCGGAGCCTTCATCAGATCCAGTTAAGAAAGTGCAGTTGGCTTAATAATCCTCCCTTTGTGTGTGCCCATGGTGGTGACTCAACAAAGGCCTTTCCCAACACT ATAGCTGCATATCACTCTGCTCTTGCTTCTCAAGTAGACTGCGTCGAGATTGATGTTTCACGTTCTTTAGATGGAGTTTTGTTTGCTCTCCATGACAG GGATTTGCAAGAGATGTCTGGAAACATTACTTTAAAGGTTGGAAACTTAAGAATGAAAGAG ATAAAAGAACTAGGCGCTGTTCATCATCCTGAtcagaagtctacttctggaattgTTCCTACCATTGAGGATGCTTTGAgg ttgATGTCAAGTTCAGTCCGGCAGGTGATCCTAGATGCAAAAGTTGGGCCTCCTTCATATGAAAAAGGGTTGGCGAAAGATATTCTCTCTGTT GTAGGCTACATTGTGATGATTGATCCATCTACCGGACTAAGAACAAATTTGTTGAGGATGAAAGGTGCTGATGTTGTTGGTGTGTATCACCCATTGATTGATGAAAAGCTTGTCAGAATTGTTCACGG GAGATATAAGAAGGTATATGCCTGGACCGTTGATGATGTGAATTCCATGCAAAAAATGTTATTTGAGCGTGTGGATGCTATTGTTACAAGCAACCCAACTCAGCTTCAACGTCAGATGCAAGATATCAGAACAGAATGCCTTGAGGAAGGTTTTACACTCTCACGATGA
- the LOC133777470 gene encoding glycerophosphodiester phosphodiesterase GDPD4-like isoform X1 — protein sequence MANSTTRLGRRWVTQTQRTVGDGSGWFRFPSKRLFRTVTIILALIAIFPPIFFHFRLRSLHQIQLRKCSWLNNPPFVCAHGGDSTKAFPNTIAAYHSALASQVDCVEIDVSRSLDGVLFALHDRDLQEMSGNITLKVGNLRMKEIKELGAVHHPDQKSTSGIVPTIEDALRLMSSSVRQVILDAKVGPPSYEKGLAKDILSVVERTRCENCLVWAKSDKLARDVIQESSDIAVGYIVMIDPSTGLRTNLLRMKGADVVGVYHPLIDEKLVRIVHGRYKKVYAWTVDDVNSMQKMLFERVDAIVTSNPTQLQRQMQDIRTECLEEGFTLSR from the exons ATGGCGAACTCAACAACCAGACTGGGAAGGAGATGGGTGACTCAGACTCAGAGGACTGTTGGGGATGGCAGTGGTTGGTTTCGATTTCCCTCCAAGAGACTCTTCCGCACTGTCACCATTATCCTCGCCCTCATCGCTATCTTCCCTCCCATCTTCTTCCACTTCAGGCTGCGGAGCCTTCATCAGATCCAGTTAAGAAAGTGCAGTTGGCTTAATAATCCTCCCTTTGTGTGTGCCCATGGTGGTGACTCAACAAAGGCCTTTCCCAACACT ATAGCTGCATATCACTCTGCTCTTGCTTCTCAAGTAGACTGCGTCGAGATTGATGTTTCACGTTCTTTAGATGGAGTTTTGTTTGCTCTCCATGACAG GGATTTGCAAGAGATGTCTGGAAACATTACTTTAAAGGTTGGAAACTTAAGAATGAAAGAG ATAAAAGAACTAGGCGCTGTTCATCATCCTGAtcagaagtctacttctggaattgTTCCTACCATTGAGGATGCTTTGAgg ttgATGTCAAGTTCAGTCCGGCAGGTGATCCTAGATGCAAAAGTTGGGCCTCCTTCATATGAAAAAGGGTTGGCGAAAGATATTCTCTCTGTT GTTGAGAGGACACGGTGTGAAAATTGTCTTGTATGGGCTAAAAGCGACAAACTAGCGAGAGATGTTATCCAAGAGTCATCAGATATAGCG GTAGGCTACATTGTGATGATTGATCCATCTACCGGACTAAGAACAAATTTGTTGAGGATGAAAGGTGCTGATGTTGTTGGTGTGTATCACCCATTGATTGATGAAAAGCTTGTCAGAATTGTTCACGG GAGATATAAGAAGGTATATGCCTGGACCGTTGATGATGTGAATTCCATGCAAAAAATGTTATTTGAGCGTGTGGATGCTATTGTTACAAGCAACCCAACTCAGCTTCAACGTCAGATGCAAGATATCAGAACAGAATGCCTTGAGGAAGGTTTTACACTCTCACGATGA
- the LOC133777470 gene encoding glycerophosphodiester phosphodiesterase GDPD4-like isoform X3 — translation MEFCLLSMTGRDLQEMSGNITLKVGNLRMKEIKELGAVHHPDQKSTSGIVPTIEDALRLMSSSVRQVILDAKVGPPSYEKGLAKDILSVVERTRCENCLVWAKSDKLARDVIQESSDIAVGYIVMIDPSTGLRTNLLRMKGADVVGVYHPLIDEKLVRIVHGRYKKVYAWTVDDVNSMQKMLFERVDAIVTSNPTQLQRQMQDIRTECLEEGFTLSR, via the exons ATGGAGTTTTGTTTGCTCTCCATGACAG GCAGGGATTTGCAAGAGATGTCTGGAAACATTACTTTAAAGGTTGGAAACTTAAGAATGAAAGAG ATAAAAGAACTAGGCGCTGTTCATCATCCTGAtcagaagtctacttctggaattgTTCCTACCATTGAGGATGCTTTGAgg ttgATGTCAAGTTCAGTCCGGCAGGTGATCCTAGATGCAAAAGTTGGGCCTCCTTCATATGAAAAAGGGTTGGCGAAAGATATTCTCTCTGTT GTTGAGAGGACACGGTGTGAAAATTGTCTTGTATGGGCTAAAAGCGACAAACTAGCGAGAGATGTTATCCAAGAGTCATCAGATATAGCG GTAGGCTACATTGTGATGATTGATCCATCTACCGGACTAAGAACAAATTTGTTGAGGATGAAAGGTGCTGATGTTGTTGGTGTGTATCACCCATTGATTGATGAAAAGCTTGTCAGAATTGTTCACGG GAGATATAAGAAGGTATATGCCTGGACCGTTGATGATGTGAATTCCATGCAAAAAATGTTATTTGAGCGTGTGGATGCTATTGTTACAAGCAACCCAACTCAGCTTCAACGTCAGATGCAAGATATCAGAACAGAATGCCTTGAGGAAGGTTTTACACTCTCACGATGA